A window of the Lolium perenne isolate Kyuss_39 chromosome 7, Kyuss_2.0, whole genome shotgun sequence genome harbors these coding sequences:
- the LOC127313249 gene encoding elongation factor 1-gamma 2: MALVLHSGSGNKNAYKALIAAEYCGINVELAKNFEMGVSNKTPEFIKMNPLGKVPVLETPDGAVFESNAIARYVARSKGDSVLYGSSLIDYAHVEQWMDFAATEVDTNLARWLYPRLGYMPYIAPSEEVAIAGLKRALDALNTHLASNTFLVGHAVTLADIVMTCNLYHGFARILTKAFTSEFPHVERYFWTMVNQPNFKKVIGEVKQAEAVPAIQKKAAAPAKPKEVKKEAPKEAPKPVVEALEEEAPKPKAKNPLDLLPPSKMVLDDWKRLYSNTKSNFHEVAIKGFWNMFDPEGYSLWFCEYKYQEENTVSYVTMNKVGGFLQRMDLCRKYAFGKMLVIGSVPPFKLKGLWLFRGQEIPKFVMEEVYDMELYTWTKVDLSDEAQKERVNAMIEDLEPFEGEALLDAKCFK; encoded by the exons ATGGCGCTC GTGTTGCACTCCGGCAGCGGCAACAAGAATGCCTACAAGGCACTCATCGCTGCGGAGTACTGTGGAATCAACGTTGAGCTGGCCAAGAACTTTGAGATGGGTGTCTCCAACAAAACCCCTGAGTTCATCAAGATGAATCCCCTCGGGAAG GTTCCTGTCCTTGAGACTCCTGATGGTGCTGTTTTTGAGAGCAATGCTATTGCACGCTATG TTGCTCGCTCAAAGGGTGACAGCGTTCTTTATGGCAGCTCTCTCATCGACTAC GCACATGTTGAGCAATGGATGGACTTTGCTGCCACAGAGGTTGATACCAATCTCGCAAGGTGGTTGTACCCAAGGCTGGGTTATATGCCTTACATTGCTCCG TCAGAGGAAGTTGCCATTGCTGGATTGAAGAGGGCGCTTGATGCTTTGAACACCCACCTGGCCTCAAACACATTCCTTGTTGGGCATGCTGTCACTCTGGCCGATATCGTCATGACATGCAACCTCTACCATGGTTTTGCACGCATCTTGACCAAGGCTTTCACATCTGAGTTCCCTCATGTTGAGAGGTACTTCTGGACAATGGTTAACCAGCCTAACTTCAAGAAGGTCATTGGTGAGGTCAAGCAGGCAGAGGCTGTTCCTGCTATTCAGAAGAAGGCTGCTGCTCCAGCTAAGCCAAAGGAGGTCAAGAAAGAGGCTCCCAAGGAGGCCCCAAAGCCAGTGGTTGAGGCACTAGAGGAAGAGGCACCAAAGCCCAAGGCCAAAAATCCCCTTGATCTGCTGCCACCAAGCAAGATGGTGCTTGATGACTGGAAGAGGCTGTACTCAAACACAAAGAGCAACTTCCACGAGGTTGCCATTAAAG GTTTCTGGAACATGTTTGACCCAGAGGGATACTCTCTGTGGTTCTGTGAATACAAGTACCAAGAAGAGAACACCGTGTCATACGTGACCATGAACAAGGTCGGCGGTTTCCTCCAGAGGATGGACCTGTGCCGCAAGTATGCTTTTGGCAAGATGCTCGTGATTGGTTCTGTGCCACCCTTCAAGCTCAAGGGACTGTGGCTCTTCCGTGGCCAGGAGATCCCCAAGTTCGTCATGGAAGAGGTCTACGACATGGAGCTCTACACGTGGACCAAGGTCGACCTCTCCGATGAGGCCCAGAAGGAGCGCGTCAACGCCATGATCGAGGACCTTGAGCCATTCGAGGGGGAGGCCTTGCTCGATGCCAAGTGCTTCAAGTAA
- the LOC127313248 gene encoding putative protein phosphatase 2C 24, with protein MESPPQVRKIMDQIHGRLPDAMLIALRIHFGTLPASAAAGREDVACSLRQLQSRARPNPTPTTAPRAPLRLRSGSCYVPQHDEDSHFRHDVFGVVAVADGVGGCRAQGVDAAAFSRGLMENAFSEVATSELGKPVCPYEILDRAYRRTAASGTPAASTAVVVSLAGRLLRWAYVGDSGFAVFRGGKVLRRFQPQQWYFNCPFQLCAGNGVTKVGDAAVGEMAVEEGDVLVVASDGLFDNVSDSSLENLVWSTMLLGFTPEEVAGIMAFRAYVTSKDPKTDSPFSVASREQGQPRTGGKEDDITVVVAFIESQDSGFFGY; from the coding sequence ATGGAGTCGCCGCCGCAGGTCCGCAAGATCATGGACCAGATCCACGGCCGGCTCCCCGACGCCATGCTGATCGCCCTGCGCATCCATTTCGGAACCCtgcccgcctccgccgccgcgggCCGCGAGGACGTCGCCTGCTCTCTGCGGCAGCTGCAGTCGCGCGCGCGGCCGAATCCCACTCCCACCACGGCGCCACGCGCGCCGCTGAGGCTGCGCTCCGGTTCCTGCTACGTGCCCCAGCACGACGAAGACTCCCACTTCCGCCACGACGTCTTCGGCGTGGTCGCCGTGGCGGACGGCGTCGGGGGGTGCCGCGCCCAAGGCGTGGACGCCGCCGCCTTCTCGCGCGGGCTCATGGAGAACGCCTTCTCCGAGGTGGCCACGTCCGAGCTCGGGAAGCCCGTCTGCCCCTACGAGATCCTGGACCGGGCGTACCGGCGCACCGCGGCCTCGGGCACGCCCGCGGCGTCCACGGCCGTCGTCGTCTCGCTGGCCGGCAGGCTCCTCCGGTGGGCGTACGTCGGGGACAGCGGCTTTGCTGTGTTCCGCGGCGGCAAGGTTCTGCGCCGGTTCCAGCCGCAGCAGTGGTATTTCAACTGCCCCTTCCAGCTCTGCGCCGGCAATGGCGTCACCAAGGTCGGCGACGCCGCGGTGGGCGAGATGGCCGTCGAGGAAGGCGACGTGCTGGTGGTTGCGTCCGATGGCCTATTTGACAATGTCTCCGATTCCTCCTTGGAAAATTTAGTGTGGTCCACCATGCTCCTCGGCTTTACGCCCGAAGAGGTTGCGGGCATCATGGCATTTCGAGCATATGTCACGTCCAAGGATCCCAAAACAGACTCGCCTTTCAGCGTTGCCAGCCGGGAGCAGGGACAGCCTCGCACTGGCGGGAAGGAGGACGACATCACCGTCGTGGTGGCGTTCATTGAGTCTCAGGACTCGGGATTCTTTGGTTACTAG